From Tripterygium wilfordii isolate XIE 37 chromosome 13, ASM1340144v1, whole genome shotgun sequence, the proteins below share one genomic window:
- the LOC120013747 gene encoding cytochrome P450 78A7-like: MEIGLVTKDTSWWVFTLPVFLGSDNILDGYVLSALFMTSVSLVLLTWFYAVGGVAWKNGRNHRGQVPIPGPRGLPVFGNLFTLSRGLAHRSLASMVWSRDNTQLMAFSLGSTPVVVASDPHTARAILSSPSFADRPIKQSARSLMFERAIGFAPNGTYWRLLRRIASAHLFSPRRIFAHESSRLLDCATMLRNISKEQKQRGFVSLRKHLQLAALNNIMGSVFGKRYDPDRQPEELEELKSMVREGFELLGAFNWSDHLPWLNFFYDPHRLNERCLKLASRVRKFVGGIIEEHRLRGLSNPTEDCDFVDVLLGLDGEERLHEDDVISVLWEMIFRGTDTTALLTEWVMAELILHPAAQERLRRELESVVGGGRNLRDADVARLPYLQAVVKETLRVHPPGPLLSWARLSTSDFQLSNGMLIPANTTAMVNMWAIGHDAHVWEDPMEFRPERFIESEGGAVVDVRGGDTRLAPFGAGRRVCPGKNLGLATVTLWVANLVRHRKWVEDAAHPVDLSEVLKLSCEMKYPLHAVVVVQKNVN, encoded by the exons ATGGAGATCGGTTTGGTCACAAAAGACACAAGCTGGTGGGTGTTTACTCTCCCTGTGTTTCTTGGGTCCGACAACATTCTGGATGGTTATGTGTTGTCGGCTCTTTTCATGACTTCTGTGAGCCTTGTGCTCTTGACATGGTTTTATGCTGTTGGTGGCGTTGCATGGAAGAACGGGAGGAACCACAGAGGCCAAGTCCCTATTCCCGGTCCTCGTGGTTTACCTGTCTTTGGTAATCTCTTCACTCTCAGCCGCGGCTTGGCTCACCGTTCTCTTGCTTCCATGGTTTGGAGCCGAGACAACACTCAGCTCATGGCTTTCAGCCTCGGCTCCACTCCTGTTGTCGTTGCTTCTGATCCGCATACCGCGAGGGCTATCCTGTCATCTCCGAGCTTCGCTGACCGTCCGATCAAGCAGTCTGCTAGGAGCCTGATGTTTGAGCGAGCCATTGGGTTCGCTCCCAACGGAACTTACTGGAGACTCCTGAGGAGGATCGCTTCTGCTCACCTCTTCTCTCCCCGGCGCATCTTTGCCCACGAGAGTAGTCGCCTGCTAGACTGCGCCACAATGCTGCGTAATATATCGAAAGAGCAGAAACAACGAGGCTTTGTTTCTCTGCGGAAGCACCTTCAGTTGGCTGCCTTGAACAATATCATGGGTAGTGTCTTCGGGAAGAGATACGATCCTGACCGTCAACCTGAAGAGCTCGAGGAGCTTAAATCGATGGTGAGAGAAGGGTTTGAGCTGTTGGGCGCTTTTAACTGGTCCGATCATTTgccttggttgaatttcttttaTGACCCTCATCGTCTAAACGAACGCTGCCTGAAACTCGCTTCCCGAGTCAGGAAATTCGTAGGAGGCATTATCGAAGAGCATAGACTTCGTGGATTGAGTAATCCAACGGAAGATTGCGATTTCGTTGATGTTTTGCTTGGATTGGACGGTGAAGAGAGGCTTCATGAAGATGACGTGATCTCCGTTTTATGG GAAATGATCTTTAGGGGGACAGATACGACTGCTTTGTTAACCGAGTGGGTCATGGCCGAGTTGATTCTACATCCAGCTGCGCAGGAAAGGCTTCGCCGGGAACTTGAGAGTGTTGTTGGAGGTGGCCGAAATCTGAGAGACGCTGACGTGGCGAGGTTACCTTACTTGCAAGCGGTGGTGAAGGAAACTCTTCGTGTCCATCCTCCCGGACCACTCCTATCATGGGCTCGTTTGTCCACGTCGGACTTCCAGCTCAGCAACGGAATGCTGATTCCCGCCAACACTACTGCCATGGTTAACATGTGGGCCATCGGACACGACGCCCACGTGTGGGAAGATCCCATGGAGTTCAGGCCGGAGAGGTTTATTGAGAGTGAGGGTGGTGCTGTCGTGGACGTGAGAGGTGGTGACACGAGACTCGCGCCGTTCGGGGCTGGGCGTAGGGTGTGCCCAGGCAAGAACCTAGGGTTAGCCACAGTGACATTGTGGGTGGCTAATTTGGTGCGCCACCGCAAATGGGTTGAAGACGCGGCGCACCCGGTTGATCTGAGCGAGGTGTTGAAGCTTTCTTGTGAGATGAAGTATCCTCTGCATGCTGTGGTGGTTGtccaaaaaaatgttaattag